In Helianthus annuus cultivar XRQ/B chromosome 9, HanXRQr2.0-SUNRISE, whole genome shotgun sequence, the following are encoded in one genomic region:
- the LOC110904949 gene encoding cyclin-D3-3, whose product MVSKQQNVCPQNPMFAIDDALLCDEQEQDFDFGYGFASSDQENQILNDKGSIFTHFEQDLLWEEDELSSLLLKEKNTLLVCDESLMGLRKESVDWMIRVGTHYGFVALTTVLAVNYYDRFLFSASFQRDKPWMNQLVAVACLSLASKVEEIQAPLLLDLQMEGTKFVFESKTIMKMELLVLSSLDWKMNPVTPLAFVDYIMRRLGLMTHDLHYEFLRRCERILLSVCNDSRFLRFVPSVTAAAIMCIVSKEIEPDNTLDYRNQLTKLLNISEENIDACSKFILDVSNNHGSCYFQTHKRKYSSIPGSPSGVVDAYFSSDNSNNSWAMASSVTSSPEAPLKKNRAQEQQMRLAPVNRVSISNPH is encoded by the exons atggtgTCCAAACAACAAAATGTGTGCCCCCAAAACCCTATGTTTGCTATTGACGATGCCCTTTTGTGCGATGAACAAGAACAAGATTTCGATTTTGGATATGGGTTTGCTTCATCGGACCAAGAAAATCAAATCTTGAACGATAAAGGTTCAATCTTTACTCATTTTGAACAAGATCTTTTGTGGGAAGAAGATGAGCTTTCTTCTCTTTTGTTGAAAGAGAAGAATACCCTTTTGGTTTGTGATGAGTCTTTGATGGGTTTGAGGAAAGAATCTGTTGATTGGATGATTAGAGTCGGTACCCATTATGGGTTTGttgctttgacaactgttttagCTGTTAATTATTATGATAGGTTTTTGTTTAGTGCTTCTTTTCAGAGGGATAAGCCATGGATGAATCAGTTGGTTGCTGTGGCTTGTCTTTCTTTAGCTTCTAAAGTTGAAGAGATCCAAGCCCCTCTTCTGTTGGATTTGCAA ATGGAAGGAACAAAATTTGTGTTTGAGTCAAAAACTATTATGAAGATGGAACTTTTGGTGTTGTCTTCTCTTGATTGGAAGATGAATCCAGTGACCCCTCTTGCGTTTGTCGATTACATTATGCGTAGGCTTGGTTTAATGACTCATGATCTGCATTACGAGTTCCTGCGGCGGTGTGAACGGATTCTTCTATCTGTTTGCAATG ATTCGAGGTTTCTTCGGTTTGTTCCATCTGTGACGGCTGCTGCGATAATGTGCATTGTTAGCAAGGAGATTGAGCCTGACAACACATTGGATTACCGAAATCAGCTTACGAAGCTTCTCAATATCAGCGAG GAAAACATAGACGCGTGTTCCAAATTCATCTTGGACGTATCGAATAATCACGGAAGCTGTTATTTCCAAACTCACAAAAGGAAATACTCTTCGATTCCTGGAAGTCCGAGCGGTGTAGTGGACGCATATTTCAGCAGTGATAATTCTAACAACTCGTGGGCGATGGCGTCATCGGTGACATCATCACCGGAAGCTCCATTGAAGAAAAACCGAGCTCAAGAGCAGCAAATGAGATTGGCGCCAGTGAACCGCGTGTCCATTAGCAACCCCCATTGA